The genomic segment CGTGCACCACGCTGCGCACCGAGACGGAGTGGGTCGAGACGCTCGCCGACGGCTGGAACGTGCTGGTGCCGGACCCGCGCGAGCTGGGCGCCCGGTGGGCGGCCACCGCGACGCGGCCCGCCCCGGACGCGCCGCGCGGCACCCCGTACGGTGACGGCCGGGCGGCCCGGCGGGTCGCCGAGACGCTGCGACGGCACCTGGCATGACGACGCGCTCCCTCCTCACGATCGGTTATCCGCGATGACCAACCGCCCTGTCCCGCTCCCCCGCTCGCGCGGCGGGAAGCGGCCGCACGCCATCTACCTCGCGATCGGCTTCCCGCCCGCGGCGAAGAGCAGCGCGTACCGGCTGCGCGAGACGGCGAACCAGTTCGTCGCCCAGGGCTGGGACATCACCGTCATCACGATCTGCCAGCAGGCGTGGGAGCGGGAGTACGGCCTGGACCACACGCTGTCGGAGAAGGTCGACCCGCGGGTGCGGGTGGTCGAGCTGCCGCTGATCCGGGAGGATCTGGAGACCGACATCCGGGCGTTCTCCGAGGAGCGCTCGCTGGACCCGGCGGGCTGGATCAAGCGGCTGCGCAAGCGCGAGCAGCAGGCGTTCCCGGAGCCGGTGTTCGGCGGCTGGCGGTACGAGCTGGAGAAGGCGGTGCTGCGGCTGCACCGCGAGCACCCGGCCGACCTGCTGCTCGCCTCCTGCGCCCCGTACGTGAACCTGGCCGCCACCCGGAAGCTGTGGGAGGAGCACAAGGTCCCGTACGCGGTCGACTTCCGCGACGGCTGGTCGCTCGACGTGATCGGCGGCGGCGAGGCGTTCACCCGCGACTCGGTCTCCGGCCGGTGGGAGTCCTCCGTGCTCGAACACGCGCTCGCGGTGTGGTGCGTCAACGACCCGATCGCCGGCTTCTACCGGGAGCGGTATCCGCACCTGGCCGACCGGGTGCACGTGGTGCGCAACGGCTACGACGAGGACAGCCTGCCGGACATCTCCGGCCGCTCGCCGGACCCGGCGGCCGGGCTGACCTTCGGCTACCTGGGCTCGGTCAACTTCAGCCCGGCGTTCCTGGAGTCGGTGCTGGACGCCTGGCGCATCGCCCGCCGCGACGACCCGTTGCTGGCCCGTTCCCGGTTCGAGGTGCGCGGCCACATCGGCGCGGGCGCGTCGCGTGAGGCCAACCGGCACATGGACCTGCTCAAGGAGGCCGCCGTCGACGGGGTCAGCTTCGGCGGCCCGGTGCCGAAGGCGGAGCTGGCGGCGACGTACGGCTCCTGGGACGCGCTGGTGCTGATGCTCGTCGGCGGGCGGTTCGTCACCTCCGGCAAGGTGTACGAGTTCATGGCCAGCGGCCTGCCCGTGCTCTCCGCCCACGACGTCGACCACGACGCCAGCAACGTGCTGGCCGGGCATCCGCTGTGGACCGGGGCGGTCGGGCTCGACCCGCACCGCCTCGCCGGCTCCTTCGTGGAGGCCGGCCGGCTGGCCCTGAAGGCGACCGACGCGGACCGGGCCGCCGCCCGGGAACTGGCCCGCCGTTACGCCCGGCCCGCCGTGCTCGCCCCGGCGGTCCGCCGCCTCACCGAACTCGTCCGGCCCACCGGCGCCGGCGCGGCCACCCCGGCCACGACCTCCTCGACGGGAGATGCCCGACAGTGACCACAGTGCTCATCGTGGCCGCCGCCGCACCGAAGCAGCCGGCCGTGCTGATCGAGGCGCTGGAACGTTTCCGCAGCCGTGGCGCCCGCGTCACCGTCGCCTGCTTCTTCGACAGCGCGGAACTCCCGGTCGACCCGGCGCTGGCCGAGGTGCGGTCGTTCGTCGTACCCGCCGAGAAGCGCGACGCCCGGCTGCGGCGCGCGCTCGGCCGGGCACAGGCCAACCGCAAGATCTGGCTGCACGCACAGCGCCACTCCTGGCTGCGGCAGCGGTTCCGGTCGGCCGACCTGCTGGTGGCCCTCGACCCGCGGTCGGTCTACACGGTGTGGGAGATGGCCCAGCGCAACACCCGGGCCGGCGCGCACTACGGGCTCGTGCCGGCGCAGCGGGCGCTCGACGCGCCGCGTACCGAGCCGGTCGGCAAGCGGCTGGAGCGGCAGGTCGCGGCCGCTGCCGGCATCGGCACCCGGGGCGCCAAGCGGGCGGCGGTGGAGACGGTGCGCACCACCGTCCAGAAGGCGACCGGCCAGCGGATCATGAGCAACCCGGCGGGTGCCTGGTTCTGGTCCCGCGCGGTGGCCGCGCCCCGCGTACCGGACCGGCTGCGCAGCAAGCTGGCGGTACGGCTGCACGACAGCGCGGTCAAGGCGGGGCGCCCGGCGGTCGCCGCCCGCACCGCCGCGGCCGCGGTCAGCCGGATCAACAGCGCCGCCACCCGCGCGGACGTGCTCACCAAGGCCGCGCAGGGCGAACTGGCCCTCGGGCACGTCCCGTCCGGCCTGCACGACGCGATCCGCGCCCAGCTCGCGCTGGCCGACGCCCGGCTGCCGAAGGACCCGAAGAAGGCCGCCGCGGCGGTGTCGCGGGCGTGGAGCCTGGCGTCCAACCGGGTGCTGCACTTCGACCGGCTCTCCTCGCCGATGAGCGACGACCCGGGCGCCTTCCTGGCGCCGTTCCGGGAGAGCGCGGCGGCGCGGAAGCTGTCGCAGCCGCGGGGCCGGCTCGCCCCGGCCGCCCCGGCGCCGACCGACCGGCCGCTGCGGCTGCTGGTCACCACGCTGATCAACGACAACTTCCTCCAGGAGATCCTGGAGCGCTACCGGGCCATGCCGAACGTGGAGGTCCGTTTCCTGGACCTGTACGAGGACCCGGTGACCCGCCCGCTGGCGCTCAGCGGCAGCACGGTGATGGAGCACCTGCTCGGCGCCGAGTCGACGTACGGCGCCAAGATCGAGGAGTGGCTGCGGCCGCACCTGGACTGGGCCGACACCGTCTTCGTCGACTGGTGCCAGGCCACCGCCGCGCTGTTCACGCTGCACGACCCCGGGACGGCCAGGATCATCGTCCGGCTGCACAGCTTCGAGGCGTTCAACTTCTGGCCGCACCTGGTGGACTTCTCCCGGGTCGACGACGTCGTCTTCGTCTCCGAGCACCTGCGGGACCTGTCCACCGCGGTGCTGCCCCAGCTCACCGGCGAAGGCGCGCCCCGGCTGTGGGTGGTCGACAACGCGATGGACCTGCAGCGCTACCCCCGGGCCAAGCCGGCCGACGCCCGGTTCACGCTGGGACTGGTCGGGTTCAGCTCGGTGGCGAAGGACCCGCGGTGGGCGATCGACGTCCTGCGGAAGCTGCGCGAGCACGACGAGCGGTACAACCTGACGCTCATCGGCAGCAACTTCAACAACCGGACCAGCAAGCCGGCGAAGGACTACGGCCGGCAGCTCGCCAAGGACCTGGCCGAACTGGAGCCGCTGGGCGCGGTCCGGCGCTACGGGCAGACCGACGACGTGCCGGGCGCCCTCCAGGAGGTCGGCGTCATCCTCAGCACCTCGGTGCGGGAGAGCTTCCACTGCGGCCTGGTGGAGGGCGCGGCGAGCGGCGCGGTGCCGGTGGTGCGGGACTGGCCGTTCTTCGCCGGCAAGCCGCACGGCGCCCGTACCCTGTTCCCCGCCGACTGGGTGGTGGACACCCCGGCGGAGGCGGCGGAGCGGATCCTGGCCGTCACCGCGACCGAGCAGGCGTGGGCGGAGGCCGGCCGGGCCGCCTCGGAGCACGTGCTGAAGACCTGGGACTGGGGTGTCAGCCAGGCCGACTACGACCGGTTGCTGCTGGGCGACTGAGCAGGCGCAACGACAGCGGGGCCCGGCCGGTCGGCCGGGCCCCGCCGCGTTGTCGCCGGTCAGCGCGCCGGCACCGTGGCCCGCTGGTTCGGCACCGGCACGACGGCGGTGTCCGCCGGCGCGACGGGCCCGGGGTGGTGCGGCAGCAGCCGGGTGTAGACCTCGTCCATCACCCGGGCCTGGGCCTCCCACGTCCACTGCTCCAGCACGCCCGGCCGGTCGTACGCGGCCCGGTAGCGCTGCGGGTCGGCCAGCACGGTACGCACCGCCCGGACGTAGTCGGCCAGGTCCTCGGCCCGGAAGACCTCGCCGTGCCCGGTGGCCCGGGTCGCCTCGGCCATCGTCCGCACGTCGCTGACCACCATCGGCAGGCCACCGTGGGCGTACTCGAAGAACTTGGTGATCAGCGCGATCTCGTGGTTCGGCTTGTGGTGGATCGGGATGACGCCGAGGTCGGCCGGGGAGACGAACGCGGACACCTGCCAGTGCGGCACGTACGGCAGCAGGTGCACCCGGTCCGCCACGCCCAGCTCGGCGGCCAGCTCCTCCAGCTCGTACATGATCGGGGCCTTGCCGTTGGGGTGCACCGAGACCAGCGCGACGTGCGCCTCGGGCATCTCGGTGAGCCCGCGGATCATGATGTCCACGCCCCGCGACGGGTTGATGCCGCCGCAGTAGACCAGCAGCGGCGTGGCGGCGCCGATCCCGCACATCGCCCGGATGTCCGGCACCGGCGTCGCCCGCTGTTCCGGCGTGAGCGCGCGCGGCGGCGCGTTCAGCACCACGGCCGGCTGCTCGGGCAGGTCGTGGCTCTCCCGCAGCAGGTCGGCCAGGGTGGACGAGACGGTGATGACCGCGTCGGCGTACGGCGCGTGCTCCCGCACGTAGGCGATCTGGGCGGGCAGCCAGCGCAGGTTGGCGGGCCGGCCGATGATGCCGGGGACGAACTCGTGCGCGTCCCAGAGCAGCTTGACATCGCGACCGCCGGCCCGGGCCCGCATCACCGCCCGCGCGCCCACGCCGAGCATCCGGAAGTCGTGCGCGTGGATCAGATCCGGCCGCAGCTCATCCACCACCGAGGCGAAGGCCAGCTCGAAGTCCCACAGCTCCGGGTCCAGCCGGCGCCAGGCCCGGTCGCCGTGCACCCGCTGCCAGAACCGCAGCGCGGCGCGGTCGAGCCGGGAGTTCGGGTCCTGCTGGCTCTCCTGGAGCCGCCGCAGCTGCGCCGAGCGGAACTTGACCCACTGGAACATCGCCCTGTTGAGGAAGTACGGCGCGGCCAGCCGGGCCTTGCCGGCCAGCTCGGCGAAGCGGGGGCCGCCCGCCGCCCGGTTCACCTTGATCTCGGAGAGGCGGAACGTCAGGTCGTCCCGGCGGGCCCGCAGCGTGTTCAGCCGCCGCTTGGCGTCCGGCCCCGGCTTGTACGCCAGCGGCCGGCGCAGCAGCGCGCGGCGGTACGCGACCGGATGCGTCAGCCGCCGGGGCATCCGGATCAGGCGGACCTCGGCGTCGCCGATGCGCCAGCTGTCCTCGGTCGCCGCGCCCTTGAGGATGCCGACCAGGATCACCTCCCAACCGGCCTCGGCGGCGGAGCGGGCGGCCTTCTGCACCCGGGAGTCGCCGTGGACCCCGTTGTCGACCAGCATCACCACCCGTCCCCGGGTCGGTCGGGCATCGCTACTCGGGACAGCTTGCATCGGGTGCTTCTCCTCGTCGAGGGGGCGGTGCACGGGCGGTCGGCGGGTCACCGCAGGAAGGCGTCGAACACCTCAGCGGTCCGCCGGCCGTCGTGGTGGTCACGGACGTAACGGGCGCCCTCCGCGGCCAGGGCGACCGCGGCGGGTCTGTCGTCGAGCAGCGACTCGATCGTCTTGACCAGCGTGCCGGGTGTGGCGTTGGCGATCGGCGGCTGGACCCCGGCGGCCCGGTGCGGCCCTTCACTCACGTACGCCACCACGACCTTGCCGGCGGCCATCCCCTCGCAGGAGAACGTGCCGTAGCTGCCCATCACCAACTGGTCGACCACGATGTCGCAGTCCTGCACCAGGCGGCGCATCTCGCTGTGCGGCAGACCCTCCACCAGGCGCAGTTCGATGATCCGTCGATCGTGCAGCTCCTGCAACCGGGGCAGCAGCCGGTCGGTGCCCTTGGTCCAGCGGTTGGACGGGGCGTGCAGCACCACCGGCCGGGTGCGTTCCAGCACCGGACGGTCGCAGGCCCAGGCGTCCACGTCCACGATCAGCGGCGCCCAGGTGGCGAACGGCACGTCGTCCAGCAGGTCCGGAGTGGTCACGAAGAACGGCAGGCCGCTCTCCTGCGCGGTACGCCGGTTCCGCTCGGTCACCACGGTGAGCCGCTCGCGCAGCTCCTCCGGGGCGTCCCGGAACGCGGACTCGGCGTGCCGCTCCAGGTGCGCGCCGGGGTGGCGGATCTCACTGCCGTGCGCCAGCAGCGCGACCTTGATCCGGGCCCGGCGCAGCGCGGGCAGGTCCCCGGCGATGTCGTCGCCGTTGAGCCGGCCGAGCACCGGGCGGAAGGCGTCCACGATCAGGTGCGTGTACCAGCCGAGCACCCGCGCGGCCTGCTGCATCTGCACGTCGAGCCGGTGTTCGCCGGGGAAGTGCAGATAGCGGTCGGCCGGGTAGCGGTAGGTGGCCGGCGGCTTGGCCACGACCAGTTCGATGCCGACGTCCGTCCGCGCGGCGCTGATGGCCGCCGCGAGGGCGGAGAGCTGACCGGCGTAGTTCGCCGTGCCCAGTCCCAGCCGGACCGGCCCGGCGCCGAGCGCCCGCCACCGGCCCGGTGTGCCGGCCTCGACCGGCGCGACCGGCGGGTCCTGCTGCTCCGGCGTCTCGGGGGCCTCGTCGCCGCCCCGCTGCCAGGCCCGTTCCACCGCCTTGGCGAAGGAGGGCACCGAGCCGGAGGCGAAGAAGTCGCCGGCCCGGTGCCGGGTCAGGTGCTCGCGGACCGCCCGGCTGTCGGCCGCGACGATCCGCAGCCCGGCGGCGAGGCAGGTGTCGAGCAGCCCGAGACCGGCGTCCGGCGTGAACCCGACCACGGCCACGTCGGCCGAGGCGAGGAACGTGGCAGTCACCGTGCGGGGGCGCGGGACCGGGTGGACCCGGCGGCGGGCCTTGCCGGCCCGGCGGACCAGGTCCTGGGCGGTCGTCTGCTCCGCCGGGTCGCAGACCAGCGCCAGGTGGAACTCGGGCAACCGGGCCAGGGCGCGCAGCACGCCGTCCAGCGCCCGGTCACCGGTGATCCCGCCGGCATGCACCAGCAGCGGCGTGCCGGCGGGAAGTTCACACAGTTCGCGTACCGAAGGGGTCTCCCAGGGCCGCGCGCCGGCGGCGGCCCGGCGGAGCGCGATGCGCCACCGCCGGGGAATCCGCCGTCGCACCGCGGAGACCGTCCGCCGCACCGGCGCCGGGCTCATCGCAGTGCCGGCTCCGCGTCGCTGCCGCTGGCCGTGACGGACACGACCTTGCCGTCGGCGGACGACTCCAGGAGAGCCGCCGCGACCTGCACGGTACGCAGGCCCTGCCGCAGCGTGACGATGTCGCTCTGCTTGCCCTCGACCGCGTCCCGGAAGCGCTCGTGCTCGACCAGCAGCGGCTCCCGCTTCGGGATGGCGTATCGGACCATGTCGCCCTCGGCCACGCCGCGGAACGCGCGCAGCGCCTCCCACTCGGTGTCGATGGCGGCGTTGGCGTAGAACGTCAGGTCGGCGGTGAGCGTGTCGGCCACGAAGCAGCCCTTGTCACCGGTGACCACAGTCGACCGCTCCTTGAGCGGGCTGAGCCAGTTCACCAGGTGGTTGACCATCGTGCCGTCGGCGAGCTGGCCGACCACGGCGACCATGTCCTCGTGCAGCCGGCCGCTGCGCGAGACGGTGCGGGCCGCGACCGAGGCGTACTGCTGGCCGGTGACCCAGGCGGTCAGGTCGATGTCGTGGGTGGCCAGGTCCATCACCACGCCGACGTCGGCGATCCGGTGCGGGAACGGGCCCTGGCGCCGGGTCACGACCTGGAACACCTCGCCCAGTTCGCCCGCCTCGAGCCGGGTACGCAGGCTCTGCAGCGCCGGGTTGTAGCGCTCGATGTGCCCGACGCCCGCGACCAGGCCGGCGTTCTCGAACGCCTCGACCAGCCGGTTGGCGGCGTCGACGGACTGGGCCAGCGGCTTCTCGATGAGCGCGCAGACGCCGTTGGCGGCCAGCTCCATGCCGATCGGCTCGTGCAGCGCGGTCGGGCAGGCCACCACCGCGTAGTCGACGCCGATGGCGAGCAGGTCGCTCAGCTCGGGTACGACCGGCGCGCGCAGCGTGCCGGTCACGTCGCCGGCCGGGTCGACCACGCCGACCAGCTCGACGCCGTCCAGGTTGGACAGCACGCGGGCGTGGTTGCGCCCCATCGCGCCGAGGCCGATCAGGCCGGCCCGCAGCTTCCGTCCGCTCACTGCGCTCTCCTTCGTTCGCGACTGCGGGGCTCGCAGACCCGGCTCACTCCTCGCGCTCACCGGGCACCGGCGGCCAGGTTCGCAGCCTCGGCGATCCGCTCCAGCTCGGCCTGGGTCAGCGACGGGTGCACCGGCAGCGAGACCACCTCGGCGGCGGCCCGCTCGGTCTCCGGCAGGTCCCACGCGCCGGGCTTGCCGTCGACGAGGTACGGCTTGAGCCGGTGGATCGGGGTCGGGTAGTAGACCGCGTTGCCGATGCCCAGCTCGGTGAGGCGGGCCTGGGCGGCGTCACGGTCGCCCCGCACCCGCACCGTGTACTGGTGGTAGACGTGCTTGGCGCCGTCGGCGACCGGCGGGGTGACCATGCCGGTGATCGCCGAGTCGAGGAACTTGGCGTTGGCGCGGCGCTGCTCGGTCCAGTCGGCGAGCTGGGTGAGCTGCACCCGGCCGATGGCGGCGGCCACGTCGGTCATCCGCATGTTGGCACCGACGATCTCGTTGGCGTACCGCTGCTCCATGCCCTGGTTGCGCAGCAGCCGCAGGGTGCGGGCGAGGTCCGCGTCGGCGGTGGTGATCATGCCGCCCTCGAGGGAGTGCATGTTCTTCGTCGGGTAGAAGCTGAAGCAGCCGGCGGTGCCGAACGCGCCGACCGGGGTGCCGTTGCGCTCGGCGCCGTGCGCCTGCGCGGCGTCCTCGACCACGGCGAGGCCGTGCTGCTGCGCGATCTCCATGATCCGGTCCATGGCGGCCGGGTGGCCGTAGAGGTGCACCGGCATGATCGCGACGGTCTTCGGCGTGATCGCCGCGGCGACCGCCTCCGGGTCGATGCAGAAGCTGCCCGGCTCGATGTCCACGAAGACCGGCTCGGCGCCGACCAGCCGGACCGCGTTGCCGCTGGCGGCGAAGGAGAACGACGGGACAATGATCTCGTCGCCCGGGCCGAAGCCGAGCGCCATCAGCGTCAGCTGCAGCGCGGAGGTGCCGGAGTTGACGGCGACGCAGTGCCGGCCGCCGACCAGGTCACCGAACTCCTCCTCGAACGCGGCGACCTCGGGGCCCTGCACGACCCGGCCGCTCCGCAGCACCCGGACGGCCGCCTCGATCTCGGCTTCGCCGATGATCGGCCGTGCGGGGGGAATGAACTCTGGATGCGGCCCGACCATGGGGCTTCCTCCTGTCGACGCGTGGTTCATGAGAGACATTTCGGGGGATCGTAGCGGTCTGTCGGGAGAAACCGCGTATCGCACGGATTGTCCGACCGGTTGTGACCTTCTGTTCATGATCGACGACGGCCCTCCGGGGGCGGCCCGGGGTTCAGACTTCCACCTCGTCGCGCACAGGCCCCACGCATGCTACCCGCAGGGCGGCGACGATCGCGGCCGCCATCCGGGGCACCTCGGCGGGTTCCAGCGGGGCCCGGGAGATCGCCATCCGCCAGTAGACCGGGCCGACGATCAGGTCGACCGCGGCGCGCCGGTCGGTGTCCGGGGACAGCTCACCGCGCTCGACCGCCCGGCCGATCAGGATCCGGCCCACGGCCTGCTGGTAGTCGTCCAGGGCGGCCTGCAACTTCTCCGCGATCTGCGGGTTGCGCGCCGCTTCGGCCAGCAGATCCGGGATGATCTGCGCGGCCAGCCGGTGACGCAGTGCGCGCGCCATCACGTGCAGCAGAATCTCCAGGTCACCGAGAAGGCTGCCGGTGTCCAGCAGCGGGATGTTGCGCCCCGCCACCGCCGAGACCATGTCCAGCACCAGGTCGAGCTTGGAACGCCAGCGGCGGTAGATGGCGGTCTTGCTCACACCGGCCCGGCGGGCCACCGCCTCGATGGAGAGGCGACCGTAGCCCACCTCGGCCAACTCCTGCATCA from the Micromonospora sp. WMMA1947 genome contains:
- a CDS encoding glycosyl transferase: MTNRPVPLPRSRGGKRPHAIYLAIGFPPAAKSSAYRLRETANQFVAQGWDITVITICQQAWEREYGLDHTLSEKVDPRVRVVELPLIREDLETDIRAFSEERSLDPAGWIKRLRKREQQAFPEPVFGGWRYELEKAVLRLHREHPADLLLASCAPYVNLAATRKLWEEHKVPYAVDFRDGWSLDVIGGGEAFTRDSVSGRWESSVLEHALAVWCVNDPIAGFYRERYPHLADRVHVVRNGYDEDSLPDISGRSPDPAAGLTFGYLGSVNFSPAFLESVLDAWRIARRDDPLLARSRFEVRGHIGAGASREANRHMDLLKEAAVDGVSFGGPVPKAELAATYGSWDALVLMLVGGRFVTSGKVYEFMASGLPVLSAHDVDHDASNVLAGHPLWTGAVGLDPHRLAGSFVEAGRLALKATDADRAAARELARRYARPAVLAPAVRRLTELVRPTGAGAATPATTSSTGDARQ
- a CDS encoding glycosyltransferase family 1 protein, whose translation is MTTVLIVAAAAPKQPAVLIEALERFRSRGARVTVACFFDSAELPVDPALAEVRSFVVPAEKRDARLRRALGRAQANRKIWLHAQRHSWLRQRFRSADLLVALDPRSVYTVWEMAQRNTRAGAHYGLVPAQRALDAPRTEPVGKRLERQVAAAAGIGTRGAKRAAVETVRTTVQKATGQRIMSNPAGAWFWSRAVAAPRVPDRLRSKLAVRLHDSAVKAGRPAVAARTAAAAVSRINSAATRADVLTKAAQGELALGHVPSGLHDAIRAQLALADARLPKDPKKAAAAVSRAWSLASNRVLHFDRLSSPMSDDPGAFLAPFRESAAARKLSQPRGRLAPAAPAPTDRPLRLLVTTLINDNFLQEILERYRAMPNVEVRFLDLYEDPVTRPLALSGSTVMEHLLGAESTYGAKIEEWLRPHLDWADTVFVDWCQATAALFTLHDPGTARIIVRLHSFEAFNFWPHLVDFSRVDDVVFVSEHLRDLSTAVLPQLTGEGAPRLWVVDNAMDLQRYPRAKPADARFTLGLVGFSSVAKDPRWAIDVLRKLREHDERYNLTLIGSNFNNRTSKPAKDYGRQLAKDLAELEPLGAVRRYGQTDDVPGALQEVGVILSTSVRESFHCGLVEGAASGAVPVVRDWPFFAGKPHGARTLFPADWVVDTPAEAAERILAVTATEQAWAEAGRAASEHVLKTWDWGVSQADYDRLLLGD
- a CDS encoding glycosyltransferase, which translates into the protein MLVDNGVHGDSRVQKAARSAAEAGWEVILVGILKGAATEDSWRIGDAEVRLIRMPRRLTHPVAYRRALLRRPLAYKPGPDAKRRLNTLRARRDDLTFRLSEIKVNRAAGGPRFAELAGKARLAAPYFLNRAMFQWVKFRSAQLRRLQESQQDPNSRLDRAALRFWQRVHGDRAWRRLDPELWDFELAFASVVDELRPDLIHAHDFRMLGVGARAVMRARAGGRDVKLLWDAHEFVPGIIGRPANLRWLPAQIAYVREHAPYADAVITVSSTLADLLRESHDLPEQPAVVLNAPPRALTPEQRATPVPDIRAMCGIGAATPLLVYCGGINPSRGVDIMIRGLTEMPEAHVALVSVHPNGKAPIMYELEELAAELGVADRVHLLPYVPHWQVSAFVSPADLGVIPIHHKPNHEIALITKFFEYAHGGLPMVVSDVRTMAEATRATGHGEVFRAEDLADYVRAVRTVLADPQRYRAAYDRPGVLEQWTWEAQARVMDEVYTRLLPHHPGPVAPADTAVVPVPNQRATVPAR
- a CDS encoding glycosyl transferase family 1; this encodes MRRRIPRRWRIALRRAAAGARPWETPSVRELCELPAGTPLLVHAGGITGDRALDGVLRALARLPEFHLALVCDPAEQTTAQDLVRRAGKARRRVHPVPRPRTVTATFLASADVAVVGFTPDAGLGLLDTCLAAGLRIVAADSRAVREHLTRHRAGDFFASGSVPSFAKAVERAWQRGGDEAPETPEQQDPPVAPVEAGTPGRWRALGAGPVRLGLGTANYAGQLSALAAAISAARTDVGIELVVAKPPATYRYPADRYLHFPGEHRLDVQMQQAARVLGWYTHLIVDAFRPVLGRLNGDDIAGDLPALRRARIKVALLAHGSEIRHPGAHLERHAESAFRDAPEELRERLTVVTERNRRTAQESGLPFFVTTPDLLDDVPFATWAPLIVDVDAWACDRPVLERTRPVVLHAPSNRWTKGTDRLLPRLQELHDRRIIELRLVEGLPHSEMRRLVQDCDIVVDQLVMGSYGTFSCEGMAAGKVVVAYVSEGPHRAAGVQPPIANATPGTLVKTIESLLDDRPAAVALAAEGARYVRDHHDGRRTAEVFDAFLR
- a CDS encoding Gfo/Idh/MocA family oxidoreductase, encoding MSGRKLRAGLIGLGAMGRNHARVLSNLDGVELVGVVDPAGDVTGTLRAPVVPELSDLLAIGVDYAVVACPTALHEPIGMELAANGVCALIEKPLAQSVDAANRLVEAFENAGLVAGVGHIERYNPALQSLRTRLEAGELGEVFQVVTRRQGPFPHRIADVGVVMDLATHDIDLTAWVTGQQYASVAARTVSRSGRLHEDMVAVVGQLADGTMVNHLVNWLSPLKERSTVVTGDKGCFVADTLTADLTFYANAAIDTEWEALRAFRGVAEGDMVRYAIPKREPLLVEHERFRDAVEGKQSDIVTLRQGLRTVQVAAALLESSADGKVVSVTASGSDAEPALR
- a CDS encoding DegT/DnrJ/EryC1/StrS family aminotransferase, encoding MVGPHPEFIPPARPIIGEAEIEAAVRVLRSGRVVQGPEVAAFEEEFGDLVGGRHCVAVNSGTSALQLTLMALGFGPGDEIIVPSFSFAASGNAVRLVGAEPVFVDIEPGSFCIDPEAVAAAITPKTVAIMPVHLYGHPAAMDRIMEIAQQHGLAVVEDAAQAHGAERNGTPVGAFGTAGCFSFYPTKNMHSLEGGMITTADADLARTLRLLRNQGMEQRYANEIVGANMRMTDVAAAIGRVQLTQLADWTEQRRANAKFLDSAITGMVTPPVADGAKHVYHQYTVRVRGDRDAAQARLTELGIGNAVYYPTPIHRLKPYLVDGKPGAWDLPETERAAAEVVSLPVHPSLTQAELERIAEAANLAAGAR
- a CDS encoding TetR/AcrR family transcriptional regulator, yielding MTTEKRRAPAGAAVLRGEITSAIRAAVMQELAEVGYGRLSIEAVARRAGVSKTAIYRRWRSKLDLVLDMVSAVAGRNIPLLDTGSLLGDLEILLHVMARALRHRLAAQIIPDLLAEAARNPQIAEKLQAALDDYQQAVGRILIGRAVERGELSPDTDRRAAVDLIVGPVYWRMAISRAPLEPAEVPRMAAAIVAALRVACVGPVRDEVEV